The nucleotide sequence TCCGGGTCTTACAAAAAACTGCATCTCCATTTGTTCAAATTCCCGCATTCTGAAGATAAACTGTCTAGCCACGATCTCATTTCTAAAAGCCTTTCCGGTTTGTGCGATCCCAAACGGTATCTTCATCCTTCCGGTTTTCTGAACATTTAAAAAGTTAACAAAGATCCCTTGTGCCGTTTCCGGACGTAAATAGAGATCGGTTGCACTTTCTGCCGAAGCCCCTAACTTGGTTCCGAACATTAAATTAAACTGCCGAACTTCAGTCCAGTTCTTTGATCCTGTATCAGGATCGGCTATTCCCAATTCTTCTATAAGCGCTTTTACATCGGCAAGGTCTTCAGCTTCCAAAGATCTGGCCATACGAGCCAAAACCTCTTGCTGCTCTTCCTTATATCGTAAAACTCTGGGGTTTGTTGCTACAAACTGTGCTTCGTCAAAACTCTCACCAAAGCGTTTTTTTGCTTTATCTATTTCTTTTTGAGCCTTTATATTGAGCTTTTCAGCATAATCCTCGATCAACACATCGGCTCTGTATCTTTTTTTTGAATCCTTATTATCGATCAAAGGATCATTAAAGGCATCAACGTGTCCCGAAGCTTTCCATGTTGTAGGGTGCATAAGGATGGCGGCATCTATCCCAACTATATTCTGATGCATATATACCATACTTCGCCACCAGTATTCCCTAATGTTCTTTTTAAGTTCTACCCCGTTTTGAGCATAGTCGTATACTGCACTAAGACCGTCGTAGATCTCACTCGAGCCAAAAATATACCCGTATTCCTTTGCGTGAGAGACTACACGCTTAAATTGATCGTCGTTGTTTGCCATAGCGCAAAAATAAAAAAACCGCTACGATAACATCATAGCGGTTTCAAATATTTATAATTTTTCTTATTTAAGCTCCATCGTTGTGGTTGCTACTTGTTTTCCACCATCAAAAACATTGATTCGGTACACCCCTTCAATAAGGTCTTCCTCAATGGCATCTACAAGAACACACACATCAAGCTCTTCATTTTCATAAAAGACTTTAGTCGATTCGGAATAATTAAGCATTCCGTTCTCAAATTCCATT is from Constantimarinum furrinae and encodes:
- a CDS encoding glycine--tRNA ligase codes for the protein MANNDDQFKRVVSHAKEYGYIFGSSEIYDGLSAVYDYAQNGVELKKNIREYWWRSMVYMHQNIVGIDAAILMHPTTWKASGHVDAFNDPLIDNKDSKKRYRADVLIEDYAEKLNIKAQKEIDKAKKRFGESFDEAQFVATNPRVLRYKEEQQEVLARMARSLEAEDLADVKALIEELGIADPDTGSKNWTEVRQFNLMFGTKLGASAESATDLYLRPETAQGIFVNFLNVQKTGRMKIPFGIAQTGKAFRNEIVARQFIFRMREFEQMEMQFFVRPGDEIKWYEYWKETRLKWHLSLGLGEENYRFHDHEKLAHYANAASDIEFNFPFGFKELEGIHSRTDFDLKAHEKFSGKKLQFFDPELNENYVPYVVETSIGLDRMFLAVLSNSLQEETLEDGSSRTVLKLPSILAPVKAAVFPLVKKDGLPEIAHEIIEELQWDYNVIYDEKDAVGRRYRRQDAAGTPFCITVDHQTKEDRTVTIRHRDSMEQERIAITDISAKISKSISYKDWLS